A genomic segment from Oncorhynchus clarkii lewisi isolate Uvic-CL-2024 chromosome 12, UVic_Ocla_1.0, whole genome shotgun sequence encodes:
- the LOC139421800 gene encoding piggyBac transposable element-derived protein 4-like, with protein MAARFTAAQVLEQILSSVDQEDYSDCQEEEEEEVSEDEDGEEYNPERREVDDASSPSSEGEQPEEEPPEDEHEDEREDRGEEEISSAPDQREPPLLSKNGKIEWSPVAYGRRRRGALAICQVGPDQTPGPTAYAATQARDIASAFHLFVTPAIERIIVEMTNLHGARKYGDGWRPMDATDLRAYVGLLILAGVYRSRGEAAASLWDAESGRTVFRATMPLKVFHRYSRLLRFDDRQSRPARLATDKLAAIREVWDLWEARLPALYNPGPDVTVDEQLVPFRGRCPFRQYIPSKPAKYGIKSWVACDAKSSYAWKMQVYTGKAAGGGPEKNQGMRVVLDLTTGLSGRNVTCDNFFTSYDLGQRLLERNLTMVGTVRKNKAELPPALLQSRGRQVLSSRFAFTPTATLVSYLAKRNKNVLLLSTLHTEGHVSDRRDRKPALILDYNCNKGGVDNLDKVVGTYSCRRMTARWPLVVFHNILDVSSYNAFVIWREIKPDWMPGKRNKRRVFLEQLGKALVKPLIQRRQHLPRTEAASALVKVLQSATAAEAAAAAAAAEAPRDQQRQGPAADTAAAPLVAPATGASKRKRCQLCPPKKDSKTHTVCCRCKKYICKGCSHAYCHTCAHWAFSQDGTG; from the exons ATGGCCGCGCGTTTTACGGCCGCGCAAGTTCTAGAACAGATCTTGTCCAGCGTGGACCAAGAAGACTACTCGGAttgccaggaggaggaggaggaagaggtttcGGAAGACGAAGACGGGGAGGAATACAACCCCGAGCGCCGCGAGGTCGACGatgcctcttctccctcttctgagGGAGAGCAGCCCGAGGAAGAGCCGCCCGAGGACGAGCACGAGGACGAGCGCGAGGACCGCGGCGAGGAAGAGATCTCCTCGGCCCCGGACCAACGGGAGCCGCCGTTGCTGTCGAAAAACGGCAAAATCGAGTGGTCCCCCGTGGCCTACGGCCGCCGCCGCCGCGGGGCCCTCGCCATCTGCCAGGTCGGGCCGGACCAGACTCCGGGCCCCACGGCCTATGCCGCGACACAGGCCCGCGACATCGCATCCGCcttccacctgtttgtcacacCGGCGATAGAAAGGATAATTGTGGAAATGACGAACCTGCACGGGGCCAGAAAATACGGCGACGGCTGGCGACCCATGGACGCCACGGACCTGCGCGCCTACGTAGGGCTGCTGATCCTAGCGGGCGTCTACAGGTCCCGGGGCGAGGCCGCGGCCAGCCTGTGGGACGCCGAGAGCGGCAGGACCGTGTTCCGAGCCACCATGCCGCTCAAGGTCTTTCACAGGTACTCGAGGCTGCTGCGATTCGACGACCGCCAGTCGAGACCCGCCAGACTCGCCACGGACAAACTCGCGGCCATACGGGAGGTCTGGGACCTGTGGGAGGCGCGGCTGCCGGCCCTCTACAACCCGGGGCCCGACGTGACGGTGGACGAGCAACTGGTCCCGTTCAGAG GCCGCTGTCCTTTCCGTCAGTACATCCCCAGCAAGCCGGCCAAATACGGCATCAAGTCGTGGGTGGCCTGCGACGCCAAGTCCAGCtacgcttggaagatgcaagtGTACACCGGCAAGGCGGCCGGCGGAGGCCCCgagaagaaccaggggatgcgCGTCGTCCTCGATCTGACAACGGGCCTGAGCGGTCGCAACGTCACCTGCGACAACTTCTTCACCTCCTACGACCTGGGCCAGCGGCTCCTCGAGAGGAACCTCACCATGGTGGGCACGGTGAGAAAGAACAAGGCCGAGCTCCCGCCCGCGCTGCTCCAGTCCAGGGGCAGACAGGTCCTGTCCTCCAGGTTCGCCTTCACGCCCACCGCCACTCTGGTGTCCTACCTGGCAAAGAGAAACAAGAACGTGCTACTCTTGAGCACGCTGCACACAGAGGGCCACGTCAGCGATCGCCGCGACAGGAAGCCGGCCCTCATCCTAGACTACAACTGCAACAAGGGCGGCGTGGACAACCTAGACAAGGTGGTGGGCACCTACAGCTGCAGAcggatgactgcccgctggcccctggtcgTCTTCCACAACATCCTCGACGTGTCCTCCTACAACGCCTTTGTCATATGGCGAGAGATCAAGCCCGACTGGATGCCTGGCAAGCGGAACAAGCGCAGGGTGTTCCtcgagcagctgggaaaggcactggTGAAGCCGCTGATCCAAAGAAGGCAGCATCTGCCCCGCACCGAAGCGGCGTCAGCCCTTGTCAAAGTCCTACAGAGTGCTACGGCGGCTGAGGCGGCCGCGGCCGCGGCGGCGGCTGAGGCGCCTCGTGATCAACAGCGCCAGGGCCCCGCCGCTGACACGGCCGCTGCCCCGCTCGTTGCCCCGGCCACCGGGGCAAGTAAGAGGAAGAGGTGTCAGCTCTGCCCACCCAAGAAGGACTCCAAGACACACACGGTGTGCTGCAGGTgtaagaaatacatctgcaaaggctGTTCACACGCATACTGTCACACTTGCGCACATTGGGCCTTTAGCCAGGACGGGACAGGGTGA